One Cicer arietinum cultivar CDC Frontier isolate Library 1 chromosome 8, Cicar.CDCFrontier_v2.0, whole genome shotgun sequence DNA segment encodes these proteins:
- the LOC101498228 gene encoding protein SOB FIVE-LIKE 5-like: MDALGSSECSSGCESGWTLYLDDHSFNPSQSHTTANSLAWDDEFCCYEKNKEDKKTQSDEEDLSMVSDASSGPPSHFNAPQHYSVSQTPKLTNRSKKRQKVQENNNILDDTASSPLFDFSMNNVTTMINNQQTEKSMLDCTSQGFSATYFEVRSSTLQDHFAFLQNEAHNNNK; this comes from the exons ATGGATGCATTGGGTTCTTCAGAATGCAGTAGTGGATGTGAGTCTGGTTGGACACTATACCTGGATGACCATTCTTTCAATCCCTCACAATCACATACTACTGCAAATTCACTTGCTTGGGATGATGAATTTTGTtgttatgagaaaaataaagaagacAAAAAGACCCAAAGTGATGAAGAGGACTTGTCCATGGTTTCTGATGCTTCTTCTGGTCCTCCTTCACATTTCAATGCACCACAACACTACTCTGTATCACAGACACCAAAACTCACCAACAGAAGTAAAAAGAGACAGAAAGttcaagaaaataataatattcttGATGACACTGCTAGCTCTCCTCTCTTTGACTTCTCCATG AACAATGTTACTACTATGATTAATAACCAACAAACAGAAAAGAGTATGCTAGATTGTACTTCACAGGGTTTCTCTGCTACTTATTTTGAG GTGAGATCCTCGACATTGCAAGATCACTTTGCTTTTTTACAAAACGAGGCTCATAATAACAACAAGTAA
- the LOC101498561 gene encoding magnesium transporter MRS2-3 yields MRGGNVTGNGNGNEDRWGTTGTAIRKKGTGVRAWLVVDGTGEAQVVEAGKHAIMRRTGLPARDLRILDPLLSYPSTVLGRERAIVINLEHIKAIITANEVLLLNSRDPSVTPFVNELQARILRHHNATTAPHPDNQDESHGGGIKILPFEFVALEACLEAACSVLENEAKTLEQEAHPALDKLTSKISTLNLERVRQIKSRLVAITGRVQKVRDELEHLLDDDEDMAEMYLTEKILQQQLEQTSSSEEEKEEEEDVDVNHDHDHDDDHVDIHQRAQGAEISSEAGIGGGESNEDADDQNQNSGEEMYGGALNIISRDSRGTRASTTYSAATNKLDVEELEMLLEAYFVQIDGTLNKLSTLREYVDDTEDYINIMLDDKQNHLLQMGVMLTTATLVVSAFVVVAGIFGMNIRIELFDPNLYGMREFLWTVGGGTAGTIFLYVVAIAWCKHKRLLE; encoded by the exons ATGCGGGGAGGAAACGTCACCGGCAACGGCAACGGCAACGAAGATCGATGGGGAACAACCGGAACGGCGATTCGGAAAAAGGGCACGGGTGTTCGGGCATGGCTGGTGGTAGACGGTACTGGAGAGGCGCAGGTGGTTGAGGCCGGAAAACACGCAATCATGAGACGTACCGGCCTCCCCGCACGTGACCTACGAATACTCGACCCTCTTCTTTCCTACCCTTCCACCGTTCTTGGAAGAGAGAGAGCAATCGTCATCAATTTGGAACACATCAAAGCCATCATCACCGCCAATGAAGTTCTTCTTCTCAATTCTAGAGATCCTTCCGTTACCCCTTTCGTTAACGAACTCCAAGCAAGAATCCTCCGTCACCACAACGCCACCACCGCTCCTCATCCTGATAACCAAGACGAATCTCACGGCGGCGGAATCAAGATTCTCCCATTCGAATTCGTAGCGCTTGAAGCGTGCCTTGAGGCGGCTTGTAGCGTGTTGGAGAATGAAGCGAAGACGTTGGAGCAAGAAGCACATCCTGCCCTAGATAAACTGACATCGAAGATCAGTACTCTGAATTTGGAACGCGTTCGTCAAATTAAGAGCCGTTTGGTTGCAATAACAGGTCGTGTTCAAAAAGTGAGAGATGAATTGGAACATTTgcttgatgatgatgaagatatgGCTGAGATGTATCTTACAGAGAAGATACTTCAACAGCAATTGGAACAAACCTCTTCctctgaagaagaaaaagaagaagaagaagacgtTGATGTTAATCATGATCATGATCATGATGATGACCATGTGGATATTCATCAAAGGGCACAGGGTGCTGAAATATCATCGGAAGCGGGTATAGGAGGAGGTGAAAGTAATGAGGATGCTGATGACCAGAATCAAAATTCGGGAGAGGAAATGTATGGTGGTGCTTTAAATATAATTAGCAGGGATAGCCGTGGCACACGTGCAAGCACTACTTACAGTGCCGCCACCAACAAGCTTGACGTTGAGGAGCTTGAGATGCTCTTGGAAGCATACTTTGTCCAGATTGATGGCACTCTCAATAAGCTATCTACG CTGAGGGAGTATGTGGATGACACTGAGGATTACATCAACATTATGCTGGATGACAAACAGAACCATCTACTCCAAATGGGAGTCATGTTGACCACGGCAACTCTGGTGGTCAGTGCCTTTGTTGTTGTGGCTGGTATTTTTGGCATGAATATTCGTATTGAGCTGTTTGATCCTAACTTGTATGGGATGAGAGAGTTCCTCTGGACTGTTGGTGGCGGCACTGCTGGGACCATATTCTTGTATGTGGTTGCCATTGCATGGTGCAAGCACAAACGCTTGCTGGAGTAA